In Tistrella mobilis, one DNA window encodes the following:
- a CDS encoding ABC transporter ATP-binding protein — translation MLEVAGLKAGYGGVEVLRGIDLAVGAGEIVAVLGSNGVGKTTINKVLSGVLPARAGQITFEGRRLDGVDAAAIVEAGLIQVPEGRKIFPNLDIQENLELGSYRRARKNRARNLERVYETFPRLRERRSQAAGTLSGGEQQMLAIGRGMMAEPRLLILDEPSLGLSPLLVEEMFTLIRRLNADGMPIMLVEQNVVQSLEIANRAYIIENGLVTMSGPAAEIAADPELRRAYLGL, via the coding sequence GTGCTGGAGGTTGCCGGCCTGAAGGCCGGTTATGGCGGGGTCGAGGTGCTGCGCGGCATCGATCTGGCGGTGGGCGCCGGCGAGATCGTGGCGGTGCTGGGATCGAACGGTGTCGGCAAGACCACGATCAACAAGGTGCTTTCGGGCGTGCTGCCGGCGCGCGCGGGCCAGATCACCTTCGAAGGCCGCCGGCTGGACGGCGTGGATGCGGCGGCGATCGTCGAGGCCGGGCTGATCCAGGTGCCGGAGGGCCGCAAGATCTTCCCCAATCTCGACATCCAGGAAAACCTGGAACTCGGCAGCTATCGGCGGGCGCGGAAGAACCGGGCGCGCAATCTGGAGCGGGTCTACGAGACCTTCCCGCGGCTGCGCGAACGGCGGAGCCAGGCGGCCGGCACGCTGTCGGGCGGCGAGCAGCAGATGCTGGCCATCGGCCGCGGCATGATGGCCGAGCCGCGGCTGCTGATCCTGGACGAACCCTCGCTGGGCCTGTCGCCGCTGCTGGTCGAGGAAATGTTCACCCTGATCCGCCGGCTGAATGCCGACGGCATGCCGATCATGCTGGTGGAACAGAATGTGGTGCAGTCGCTGGAGATCGCGAACCGTGCCTACATCATCGAGAACGGGCTGGTGACCATGTCGGGGCCGGCGGCCGAGATCGCCGCCGATCCCGAACTGCGCCGCGCCTATCTCGGCCTCTGA
- a CDS encoding GntR family transcriptional regulator, whose translation MAGVEPLKARRLYLLLRDRIVSGEDRPQTRLPSEPMLAEQHGVSRVTVRRALDKLAGEGLIERRPGSGTFVAGRRNEAPVTADFSNLLTHLVEMGRRTEVRLLSFGYVMPPPAVAEALGLAAGERVQRAVRLRLIDGTPFSYLITHVPERIGVSYSEAEMASTPLLELLERSGIVADRASQTIGAALAGPDLAEALGLEIGAALLSMTRVVQGIDGEGIEHLHAFYRPDLYSFRMDLVRTGPGDARSWTPVGPARKGATRSRGQAAARAETETHQRRSTVRRGSTPRKKTP comes from the coding sequence ATGGCGGGGGTCGAGCCGTTGAAGGCACGCAGGCTCTACCTGCTGCTGCGTGACCGCATCGTCAGCGGCGAGGACCGCCCGCAGACCCGCCTGCCCAGCGAGCCGATGCTGGCCGAACAGCACGGCGTGTCGCGGGTGACCGTGCGCCGGGCGCTGGACAAGCTGGCCGGCGAAGGGCTGATCGAGCGGCGGCCCGGATCGGGCACCTTCGTGGCGGGGCGGCGCAACGAGGCGCCGGTGACCGCCGATTTTTCCAACCTGCTGACGCATCTGGTCGAAATGGGTCGGCGGACCGAGGTGCGCCTGCTGTCGTTCGGCTATGTGATGCCGCCACCGGCGGTGGCCGAGGCGCTGGGCCTGGCGGCGGGAGAGCGGGTGCAGCGGGCGGTGCGCCTGCGCCTGATCGACGGCACGCCCTTTTCGTATCTCATCACCCATGTGCCTGAACGCATCGGCGTGTCGTATTCCGAGGCCGAAATGGCCTCCACGCCGCTGCTGGAACTGCTGGAGCGATCCGGCATCGTGGCCGACCGCGCCAGCCAGACCATCGGCGCCGCGCTTGCCGGCCCCGATCTCGCCGAGGCGCTGGGGCTGGAAATCGGTGCGGCCCTGCTGTCGATGACCCGCGTGGTGCAGGGCATCGACGGTGAGGGCATCGAGCATCTGCACGCCTTCTACCGGCCCGATCTCTATTCCTTCCGGATGGATCTGGTGCGCACCGGGCCGGGGGATGCCCGGTCGTGGACACCGGTGGGGCCGGCCCGCAAGGGCGCCACCCGATCCCGCGGCCAGGCCGCGGCGCGGGCGGAGACCGAAACCCATCAGCGGCGGAGCACGGTGCGGCGGGGGAGCACGCCGCGCAAGAAGACGCCGTAG
- a CDS encoding MFS transporter: MIELRLALQYVPLGCFYGFLYTALPVLLRAGGAESAAVGLLGLLALPTGIAFFWAPLIDRGARAPAAAAARHRRWMIVTQVLAAAALAVVAAVDPAAVDPGGGDPGGMGGLDRSLYLIVLALLFVISILFATKEVAANALLREMAAGSPGLMARANGLRAAALFLGTWIGSGMLTGWYEVIGWRDAFLITAGLGILMLPAMIGLGACGSRQASGPATGAQAGEEGLDGAFAALGHMLRHAGGRRRMAGLSIVAVPLALPVAMFPVFLADAGLTMERIGLVLGGGGTIASLAAAWGTGRLAARFGAGRVMVTLIAGQIAALAVWTGFALAAGRGLAVDGTALAALGVVQLSAYAGFTVILNILAMERARTTHAGTDIAVLRGSFYLTATAAHMAGGWLADPLGWPGYFGLTTLIFVLVLPLLRLADPSACRRPAGRPVASGAVD; encoded by the coding sequence ATGATCGAGCTGCGCCTCGCCCTGCAATACGTGCCGCTCGGCTGCTTCTACGGCTTCCTCTACACCGCCCTGCCGGTATTGCTCAGGGCGGGGGGCGCGGAAAGCGCCGCGGTCGGCCTGCTGGGCCTGCTGGCGTTGCCGACCGGGATCGCTTTTTTCTGGGCGCCGCTGATCGATCGCGGCGCCCGCGCCCCGGCCGCGGCGGCCGCCCGTCACCGGCGCTGGATGATCGTGACCCAGGTGCTGGCCGCAGCCGCGCTCGCCGTGGTGGCGGCGGTGGATCCGGCAGCGGTCGATCCGGGTGGGGGCGATCCGGGTGGGATGGGCGGGCTCGACCGGTCGCTTTATCTGATCGTGCTGGCGCTGCTGTTCGTGATCTCGATCCTGTTCGCCACCAAGGAGGTGGCGGCCAATGCGCTGCTGCGCGAGATGGCGGCGGGCAGCCCCGGGCTGATGGCCCGCGCCAACGGGCTGCGCGCCGCAGCGCTGTTCCTGGGCACCTGGATCGGCAGCGGCATGCTGACCGGCTGGTACGAGGTGATCGGCTGGCGCGACGCCTTCCTGATCACTGCCGGGCTCGGCATTCTGATGCTGCCGGCGATGATCGGGCTGGGGGCATGCGGCAGCCGGCAGGCCAGCGGACCCGCGACGGGTGCTCAGGCGGGAGAGGAAGGCCTGGACGGCGCCTTCGCCGCGCTCGGCCACATGCTGCGCCATGCCGGGGGGCGCCGGCGGATGGCCGGGCTGTCGATCGTGGCGGTGCCGCTGGCCCTGCCGGTTGCGATGTTCCCGGTCTTCCTGGCCGATGCCGGGCTGACCATGGAGCGGATCGGCCTGGTGCTGGGCGGGGGTGGCACCATCGCCAGCCTGGCGGCCGCCTGGGGGACCGGGCGGCTGGCGGCGCGCTTCGGCGCCGGGCGGGTGATGGTGACGCTGATTGCCGGCCAGATCGCGGCGCTGGCGGTCTGGACCGGCTTTGCGCTGGCAGCCGGCCGCGGCCTGGCGGTCGACGGCACGGCGCTGGCGGCGCTCGGCGTCGTCCAGCTCTCGGCCTATGCCGGCTTCACCGTGATCCTGAACATCCTGGCCATGGAGCGGGCGCGCACCACCCATGCCGGCACGGATATCGCGGTGCTGCGCGGCAGCTTCTACCTCACCGCCACGGCGGCCCACATGGCCGGCGGCTGGCTGGCCGACCCGCTCGGCTGGCCGGGCTATTTTGGTCTCACCACCCTGATCTTCGTGCTGGTTCTGCCGCTGCTGCGCCTGGCCGATCCATCGGCCTGCCGCCGGCCTGCCGGCAGGCCGGTGGCGTCGGGCGCGGTGGATTGA
- a CDS encoding phosphotransferase, which yields MSTAPQTTMPDTATPDTGALEAWFADHVPGRHGRLALERFAGGQSNPTFRIRSEAGTYVLRRKPLGEVLPSAHAVDREFRVLAALQGTGVPVPPVHALCTDPAVFGSMFYVMDFVPGRIFWDPRLPDLTPAERGAIFSSMNDAIARIHALAPDAIGLGDHGRRGNYVERQIARWTRQYRASETVANPAMERLIQWLPEHVPAEDDTRLVHGDYRLDNVIIHPTEPRVVAVLDWELSTLGNPLADFAYHMMTWRIAPGLFRGLAGTDFAAAGIPDERAYLEMWLARTGFAPSPSWDVYVVLSLFRLAAILQGIARRALDGTAANADAEEVGRKAVPLAELAWSFAEKIR from the coding sequence ATGAGCACCGCCCCCCAGACCACGATGCCCGACACGGCGACACCCGACACCGGCGCCCTCGAAGCCTGGTTCGCCGATCACGTTCCCGGCCGGCATGGCCGGCTGGCGCTGGAGCGTTTCGCCGGCGGCCAGTCGAACCCGACCTTCCGGATCCGGAGCGAGGCCGGAACCTATGTGCTGCGCCGCAAGCCGCTGGGCGAGGTGCTGCCCTCCGCCCATGCGGTCGACCGCGAATTCCGGGTGCTGGCCGCACTTCAGGGCACGGGCGTGCCGGTGCCGCCGGTGCATGCGCTCTGCACCGATCCGGCGGTGTTCGGATCGATGTTCTATGTGATGGATTTCGTGCCCGGCCGGATTTTCTGGGATCCGCGCCTGCCCGACCTCACCCCGGCCGAGCGGGGGGCGATCTTTTCGTCGATGAACGACGCCATCGCCCGCATCCATGCGCTCGCCCCGGATGCGATCGGGCTGGGCGATCACGGCCGGCGCGGCAATTACGTCGAACGCCAGATCGCCCGCTGGACCCGCCAGTATCGGGCATCCGAGACCGTGGCCAATCCGGCGATGGAACGGCTGATCCAATGGCTGCCCGAGCACGTGCCGGCGGAAGACGACACCCGTCTGGTTCATGGCGATTACCGGCTGGACAATGTGATCATCCACCCGACCGAACCCCGGGTGGTGGCGGTGCTGGACTGGGAGCTGTCGACGCTGGGCAATCCGCTGGCCGATTTCGCCTATCACATGATGACCTGGCGCATCGCCCCGGGCCTGTTCCGCGGCCTGGCCGGCACCGATTTCGCGGCCGCCGGCATCCCGGACGAACGCGCTTATCTGGAGATGTGGCTGGCCCGCACCGGCTTTGCGCCCTCGCCGTCCTGGGATGTCTATGTGGTGTTGAGCCTGTTCCGCCTGGCCGCCATCCTGCAGGGCATCGCCCGCCGCGCGCTGGACGGCACCGCCGCCAATGCCGATGCCGAAGAGGTCGGCCGCAAGGCGGTGCCGCTGGCCGAACTCGCCTGGTCGTTTGCGGAAAAGATCCGCTGA
- a CDS encoding branched-chain amino acid ABC transporter permease codes for MRRGYLPIALILVVLAALPLVVTSNVILNFVVFVLIITLVAQGWNLLGGTGGQSSFGHAAFFGTGAYASAILQTRYGVNAWAAMAAGVIAGAVVGRVIGYLAFRAGLRGSYFALVTLAFAEVLRILANASGFTNGAAGLLLKLDVGFWNMQFSSRGAFLWLALVFVAAGLVICQMIANSRFGAQLVAVRENEEAARALGVDVLAVKLRAITVSGALTAAAGCLYLQYFLYIDANIAYGLWISVEALLAPMVGGRGLVLGPIIGAFTLHGLGEATKMFTGRVPGIDLAVYGAVLVLVIAFAPGGVLGLLHKLGRGRRGGGTGTGGEGA; via the coding sequence ATGCGACGCGGCTATCTTCCCATCGCCCTGATTCTGGTGGTGCTGGCGGCCCTGCCGCTGGTCGTCACCTCCAACGTCATCCTCAACTTCGTCGTCTTCGTGCTGATCATCACCCTGGTGGCGCAGGGCTGGAACCTGCTGGGCGGCACGGGCGGCCAGTCATCCTTCGGCCACGCCGCGTTTTTCGGCACCGGCGCCTATGCCTCGGCCATCCTTCAGACCCGCTATGGCGTGAATGCCTGGGCGGCGATGGCGGCGGGCGTGATCGCGGGCGCCGTGGTCGGCCGGGTGATCGGCTATCTGGCCTTCCGCGCCGGGTTGCGCGGCTCTTACTTCGCGCTGGTGACGCTGGCCTTCGCCGAGGTGTTGCGCATTCTGGCCAATGCCTCGGGCTTCACCAATGGTGCGGCCGGCCTGCTGCTGAAGCTGGATGTCGGCTTCTGGAACATGCAGTTCAGCAGCCGCGGCGCCTTTCTGTGGCTGGCGCTGGTCTTCGTGGCCGCCGGCCTGGTGATCTGCCAGATGATCGCCAATTCCCGCTTCGGCGCCCAGCTGGTGGCGGTGCGCGAGAACGAGGAAGCGGCGCGGGCGCTGGGCGTGGACGTGCTGGCGGTGAAGCTGCGGGCGATCACGGTCTCGGGCGCGCTGACCGCGGCCGCGGGCTGCCTGTATCTGCAGTATTTCCTCTATATCGACGCCAACATCGCCTATGGGCTGTGGATTTCGGTGGAGGCGCTGCTCGCCCCCATGGTCGGCGGTCGCGGGCTGGTGCTGGGGCCGATCATCGGCGCCTTCACCCTGCACGGGCTGGGTGAGGCGACCAAGATGTTCACCGGCCGGGTGCCGGGCATCGATCTGGCGGTCTATGGCGCGGTGCTGGTGCTGGTGATCGCTTTTGCCCCGGGCGGCGTGCTGGGCCTGCTGCACAAGCTGGGTCGCGGCCGCCGCGGCGGCGGCACCGGAACCGGCGGGGAGGGCGCGTGA
- a CDS encoding branched-chain amino acid ABC transporter permease, whose translation MYSLPIVAEAMLNGLLTGAVYALIALGLTLVYGVLHIINFAHGALLTCAMFAVWLVYTAFGLDPYLAILPLTLVFFAIGYGVQRFIIGPAAHGDDGNILLVTLGLSIVIENVLLAVFQSDTRSLSTDYSFQVVELGPLLISQARLYGFAGAVVVSALLWLLLARTDTGKAIRAVAKEKLGARLVGINVAHVFAVTFGLGCATLAIAACLLMPTFYVNPRVGGAFVLVAFTIVVLGGMGSITGALIGGLFIGVVESLCGLYLGESLGQIGIFLIFILVLLFRPTGLFGARA comes from the coding sequence ATGTACTCCCTTCCCATCGTCGCGGAAGCCATGCTGAACGGGCTTCTGACCGGTGCGGTCTATGCGCTCATCGCGCTGGGTCTGACGCTGGTGTATGGTGTTTTGCACATCATCAATTTTGCGCATGGCGCCCTGCTGACCTGCGCGATGTTCGCCGTCTGGCTGGTCTACACCGCCTTCGGCCTGGATCCCTATCTCGCGATCCTGCCGCTGACGCTGGTGTTCTTCGCCATCGGCTATGGCGTGCAGCGTTTCATCATCGGGCCGGCCGCCCATGGCGATGACGGCAATATCCTGCTGGTGACGCTGGGCCTGTCGATCGTGATCGAGAATGTGCTGCTCGCCGTCTTCCAGTCGGATACCCGGTCGCTGTCGACCGACTATTCCTTCCAGGTGGTGGAGCTGGGGCCGCTGCTGATTTCCCAGGCCCGGCTGTACGGCTTTGCAGGCGCTGTGGTGGTGAGCGCGCTGCTCTGGCTGCTGCTGGCCCGCACCGATACCGGCAAGGCGATCCGGGCGGTGGCGAAGGAGAAACTGGGCGCGCGGCTGGTGGGCATCAATGTCGCCCATGTCTTCGCCGTCACCTTCGGCCTGGGTTGTGCCACGCTCGCCATCGCCGCCTGCCTGCTGATGCCGACCTTCTACGTCAATCCGCGCGTCGGCGGCGCCTTCGTGCTGGTCGCCTTCACCATCGTGGTGCTGGGCGGCATGGGATCGATCACCGGCGCCCTGATCGGCGGGCTGTTCATCGGCGTGGTCGAAAGCCTGTGCGGGCTGTATCTGGGCGAAAGCCTGGGCCAGATCGGCATCTTCCTGATCTTCATCCTGGTGTTGCTGTTCCGGCCCACCGGTCTGTTCGGAGCCCGGGCGTGA
- a CDS encoding glutathione S-transferase family protein: MSDDLILYTNPQSRGMIARWMLEEVGVAYRTVVLEYGAPMKAPDYLALNPMGKVPTLVHNGAVVTECAAICAYLAETFPEAGLAPRPHERAAWFRWLFFGAGPLEAAIINRALGIEVPAERERSVGYGNFTRVMDTLEVAVSASPYLAGDRFTAADVYLGAQIGWGLQFGTMERRPAFETYWARLAGRPALARAGG, from the coding sequence ATGTCCGACGACCTGATCCTTTACACCAACCCGCAATCGCGCGGCATGATCGCACGCTGGATGCTGGAAGAGGTGGGCGTCGCCTACCGCACCGTGGTGCTGGAGTACGGCGCCCCGATGAAGGCGCCCGACTATCTGGCGCTCAACCCCATGGGCAAGGTGCCGACCCTGGTCCATAACGGCGCGGTGGTGACCGAATGCGCCGCGATCTGCGCCTATCTGGCCGAAACCTTCCCCGAAGCGGGGCTCGCCCCCCGGCCCCATGAACGCGCGGCCTGGTTCCGCTGGCTGTTCTTCGGCGCAGGGCCGCTGGAGGCGGCGATCATCAACCGCGCGCTCGGCATCGAGGTGCCGGCCGAACGCGAGCGCAGCGTCGGCTACGGCAATTTCACCCGGGTGATGGACACGCTGGAGGTGGCCGTCTCCGCCAGCCCCTACCTGGCCGGCGACCGCTTCACCGCCGCGGATGTGTATCTGGGCGCCCAGATCGGCTGGGGCCTGCAATTCGGCACCATGGAACGCCGCCCGGCCTTCGAAACCTACTGGGCCCGCCTGGCCGGCCGGCCGGCGCTGGCGCGGGCGGGGGGGTGA
- the tam gene encoding trans-aconitate 2-methyltransferase, with the protein MTWSPARYLTFEAERTRPVVDLLAHVPTDPVRSAVDLGCGPGNSTEVLIRRFPGARVTALDSSPEMVAAARARLPDIDVAQDDVSRWQAAGPFDVILSNAVLQWVPGHDVLLPALVERLAPGGSLAVQMPDNMAEPSHVLMRETAAQGPWAERLAGAARAPLPPAAWYYQLLRNLAGRVDIWRTTYIHVLPGGPDAVVDWVKATGLRPFLDPLSPAERDDFLNRYRTKIAAAYPPLADGTVLLPFPRLFMIATR; encoded by the coding sequence ATGACCTGGTCCCCCGCCCGATATCTGACCTTCGAGGCCGAGCGTACCCGCCCGGTGGTCGATCTGCTGGCCCATGTGCCGACCGATCCGGTCCGGAGCGCGGTCGATCTGGGCTGCGGCCCGGGCAATTCGACCGAGGTGCTGATCCGCCGCTTTCCGGGCGCGCGGGTAACGGCGCTCGACTCCTCGCCCGAGATGGTGGCGGCCGCCAGGGCAAGGCTGCCGGATATCGATGTCGCGCAGGATGATGTCAGCCGCTGGCAGGCTGCGGGGCCGTTCGACGTGATCCTGTCCAACGCCGTGCTGCAATGGGTGCCGGGGCATGACGTGCTGCTGCCGGCGCTGGTGGAGCGGCTGGCCCCGGGCGGCAGCCTGGCGGTGCAGATGCCCGACAACATGGCCGAACCCAGCCATGTGCTGATGCGCGAGACCGCGGCCCAGGGCCCCTGGGCCGAGCGGCTGGCGGGTGCCGCCCGCGCGCCCCTGCCGCCCGCCGCCTGGTATTACCAGCTGCTGCGCAACCTGGCGGGCCGGGTGGATATCTGGCGCACCACCTATATCCACGTCCTGCCCGGCGGGCCGGATGCGGTGGTGGACTGGGTGAAGGCCACGGGGCTGCGCCCCTTCCTGGACCCGCTGAGCCCGGCCGAGCGCGACGACTTTCTGAACCGCTACCGCACGAAGATCGCCGCCGCCTATCCGCCGCTTGCCGACGGGACGGTGCTGCTGCCCTTCCCACGCCTGTTCATGATCGCCACCCGCTGA
- a CDS encoding ABC transporter substrate-binding protein — protein MTLFDKSISRRTALKGGMAAAAVMAAPAVLRAAEPPAVKIGVLQPVTGALAMDGEFGRTGAELAIADINASGGIKSLGGAKIEMVFGDARSNPEVGVQEVERMQSEGVAAVVGGFASPICLATTQAAARYDLPYIVDVGVSDQIISRGLTNTFRFAPGFGICTRTAIENLVRINNAAGRPARTVALVHEDGLFGSGLAKLMQTELPKHGFEILETIAVPTPSRDLSNVVLRLRSLRPDLVIPSTYYGETVLLARTMQQQRVRPKAVYAVVNGAASNMRFVKEFPEAAENIMDVNHWHDPRNPKNAVLQKRVADAGKQWNYNTPLNYSCMMLLADAIERAASADRTKIIEALAASTFQDHLMPYGPTKFEGGQNQGAAPVSTQVQKSQIRVVYPESFADAKPIFPVES, from the coding sequence ATGACCTTGTTCGACAAATCGATCAGCCGCCGCACCGCGCTGAAGGGCGGGATGGCCGCGGCGGCGGTGATGGCGGCGCCGGCGGTGCTGCGCGCCGCCGAGCCGCCGGCGGTGAAGATCGGTGTGCTGCAGCCGGTGACCGGCGCGCTGGCGATGGACGGTGAATTCGGCCGCACGGGCGCCGAACTCGCCATCGCCGACATCAATGCTTCGGGCGGCATCAAGTCGCTGGGCGGTGCGAAGATCGAGATGGTCTTCGGCGATGCGCGATCGAACCCCGAAGTCGGCGTGCAGGAAGTGGAGCGGATGCAGAGCGAGGGCGTGGCCGCCGTCGTCGGCGGCTTCGCAAGCCCGATCTGCCTGGCCACCACCCAGGCGGCGGCGCGCTACGACCTGCCCTATATCGTCGATGTCGGCGTGTCGGACCAGATCATCAGCCGCGGCCTGACCAATACCTTCCGCTTCGCGCCCGGTTTCGGCATCTGCACCCGCACCGCGATCGAAAATCTGGTGCGGATCAACAATGCCGCCGGCCGCCCGGCCAGGACCGTGGCGCTGGTGCATGAAGACGGGCTGTTCGGGTCGGGCCTGGCCAAGCTGATGCAGACCGAGCTGCCCAAGCACGGCTTCGAGATCCTTGAGACCATCGCGGTGCCGACGCCGTCGCGCGATCTGTCGAACGTGGTGCTGCGGCTGCGCTCTCTGCGCCCGGATCTGGTGATCCCCAGCACCTATTACGGCGAAACCGTGCTGCTGGCGCGGACCATGCAGCAGCAGCGCGTGCGGCCGAAGGCGGTTTACGCCGTGGTCAATGGTGCGGCATCGAATATGCGCTTCGTGAAGGAATTCCCCGAAGCGGCCGAGAACATCATGGACGTGAACCACTGGCACGATCCGCGCAACCCGAAGAACGCCGTGCTGCAGAAGCGGGTGGCGGATGCCGGCAAGCAGTGGAACTACAACACCCCGCTCAACTATTCCTGCATGATGCTGCTGGCCGATGCGATCGAGCGCGCGGCGAGCGCGGATCGCACGAAGATCATCGAGGCGCTGGCCGCCTCCACCTTCCAGGACCATCTGATGCCCTATGGCCCGACGAAGTTCGAGGGCGGGCAGAACCAGGGTGCGGCCCCGGTGTCGACCCAGGTGCAGAAGTCCCAGATCCGGGTGGTCTATCCGGAAAGCTTCGCGGACGCCAAGCCGATCTTCCCTGTCGAGAGCTGA
- a CDS encoding FAD-dependent oxidoreductase has product MVSEVIRDGARVFEFTVPVVVVGAGAAGLVAALAAREAGAEVLVLERDVVPRGSTALSAGLIPAAGTRWQKAAGITDTAEAFAADIMAKAKGEPDPDLVALVTREAGPAIEWLGDRYGLPFSVVADFSYPGHGARRMHGLPTRSGEELIDALRGAAEAAGIDILCEATVTRLYADAAGRITGLAFTRPDGSVDEVGCGRLILACNGYGGNRALVREHIPSLADALYFGHDGNKGDALLWGQALGAATRHLPGHQGHGSVAHPAGILISWATITEGGIQVNLAGERFSNEATGYSEQAAEVLRQPDGLAWTVFDGRIAAITRQFEDFKRAEAMGAVITADDLPTLARRMNLPAEALIRTMDAVASARAGTTPDAFGRDFTTTRPLAAPYCAVKVTGALFHTQGGLVVDSAARVLDTTGHPLPNLYAAGGAACGVSGARAAGYLSGNGLLTAVTLGRVAGRAAAAA; this is encoded by the coding sequence ATGGTGAGCGAGGTGATCCGGGACGGCGCCAGGGTGTTCGAATTCACCGTGCCCGTGGTGGTGGTGGGCGCCGGAGCCGCCGGTCTGGTTGCGGCGCTGGCGGCGCGCGAGGCGGGTGCCGAGGTGCTGGTGCTGGAACGCGATGTCGTGCCGCGCGGCTCCACCGCCCTCTCCGCCGGCCTGATCCCGGCCGCCGGCACGCGCTGGCAGAAAGCCGCCGGCATCACCGACACGGCAGAAGCCTTCGCCGCCGACATCATGGCCAAGGCGAAGGGAGAGCCCGACCCCGATCTGGTGGCGCTGGTGACGCGCGAAGCAGGGCCCGCCATCGAATGGCTGGGCGACCGCTACGGCCTGCCCTTTTCGGTGGTGGCGGATTTCAGCTATCCGGGCCACGGCGCCCGGCGCATGCACGGCCTGCCGACCCGCTCGGGCGAAGAGTTGATCGATGCGCTGCGCGGCGCGGCAGAGGCCGCCGGCATCGACATCCTGTGCGAGGCGACCGTCACCCGGCTTTATGCCGATGCGGCGGGCCGCATCACCGGCCTCGCCTTCACCCGCCCCGACGGCTCGGTCGACGAGGTCGGCTGCGGCCGGCTGATCCTGGCCTGCAACGGCTATGGCGGCAACAGGGCGCTGGTGCGCGAACACATCCCGTCGCTTGCCGATGCGCTCTATTTCGGCCATGACGGCAACAAGGGCGATGCGCTGCTCTGGGGCCAGGCGCTGGGCGCCGCCACCCGCCATCTGCCCGGCCATCAGGGCCATGGCTCGGTCGCCCACCCGGCCGGCATCCTGATCAGCTGGGCCACCATCACCGAAGGCGGCATCCAGGTGAACCTGGCGGGCGAGCGCTTCTCCAACGAGGCCACCGGCTATTCCGAACAGGCGGCCGAGGTGCTGCGCCAGCCGGACGGCCTCGCCTGGACGGTGTTCGACGGCCGCATCGCCGCCATCACCCGCCAGTTCGAAGATTTCAAGCGCGCCGAGGCCATGGGCGCCGTGATCACGGCGGACGACCTGCCAACCCTCGCCCGCCGCATGAACCTGCCCGCCGAAGCGCTCATCCGCACCATGGACGCGGTCGCCTCCGCCCGCGCCGGCACCACCCCCGACGCCTTCGGCCGCGACTTCACCACCACGCGCCCGCTCGCCGCCCCCTATTGCGCGGTCAAGGTCACCGGCGCGCTCTTCCACACCCAGGGCGGCCTGGTCGTCGACAGCGCAGCCCGCGTCCTCGACACCACCGGCCACCCCCTGCCCAACCTCTACGCCGCCGGCGGCGCCGCCTGCGGCGTCTCGGGCGCCCGGGCCGCCGGCTATCTGTCGGGCAACGGCCTGCTCACCGCGGTGACGCTGGGGCGGGTGGCGGGGCGGGCTGCAGCGGCGGCGTGA
- a CDS encoding ABC transporter ATP-binding protein — translation MLEVQDITMRFGGLTAVGGASLKVAPGRIVGLIGPNGAGKTTLFAIIAGFLTPTAGRVVLEGTDITGRPAHERAKLGIARTFQIVQPFAGLNVRENIAVGAYLRHAGAAEAHARAEAVARRVGLGEDLDKPASSLTVAGRKRLELARALATEPRLLLLDEVLAGLNPSEIRDIVPVIRAIRDEGITILMIEHVMQAVMNLCDEVYVLAQGEMIAEGTPRAVCVDPKVIEAYLGRGAAERLKAEGARP, via the coding sequence ATGCTGGAGGTTCAGGACATCACCATGCGCTTCGGCGGGCTGACCGCGGTGGGCGGCGCCTCGCTGAAGGTGGCACCGGGCCGGATCGTCGGGCTGATCGGCCCCAACGGCGCCGGCAAGACCACGCTGTTCGCGATCATCGCCGGCTTTCTGACCCCGACCGCCGGCCGGGTGGTGCTGGAAGGCACCGACATCACCGGGCGGCCTGCGCACGAACGTGCGAAACTTGGCATTGCGCGCACCTTCCAGATCGTCCAGCCCTTCGCCGGGCTGAATGTGCGCGAGAACATCGCGGTCGGCGCCTATCTGCGCCATGCGGGTGCCGCCGAAGCCCATGCCCGGGCCGAGGCCGTGGCCCGCCGGGTGGGGCTGGGCGAAGATCTGGACAAGCCGGCCTCCAGCCTGACGGTCGCCGGGCGCAAGCGGCTGGAACTGGCCCGGGCGCTGGCGACCGAGCCGCGGCTGCTGCTGCTGGACGAGGTGCTGGCCGGGCTGAACCCGTCGGAGATCCGCGACATCGTGCCGGTGATCCGGGCGATCCGCGACGAGGGCATCACCATCCTGATGATCGAGCATGTGATGCAGGCGGTGATGAACCTGTGCGACGAGGTCTATGTGCTGGCTCAGGGCGAGATGATCGCAGAGGGCACGCCCCGCGCGGTCTGCGTCGATCCGAAAGTGATCGAAGCCTATCTGGGCCGGGGTGCGGCCGAGCGGCTGAAGGCGGAAGGGGCGCGGCCATGA